A single Eulemur rufifrons isolate Redbay chromosome 9, OSU_ERuf_1, whole genome shotgun sequence DNA region contains:
- the ERBB2 gene encoding receptor tyrosine-protein kinase erbB-2 isoform X19 — MELAAWCRWGLVLALLPPAAAGTQVCTGTDMKLRLPASPETHLDMLRHLYQGCQVVQGNLELTYLPANASLSFLQDIQEVQGYVLIAHNRVRQVPLQRLRIVRGTQLFEDSYALAVLDNGDNATPATGASPEGLRELQLRSLTEILKGGVLIRRNPQLCHQDTILWNDIFHKNNQLALTLIDTNRSRACHPCSPACKASHCWGQSSEDCQSLTRTICAGGCARCKGPLPTDCCHEQCAAGCTGPKHSDCLACLHFNHSGICELHCPALVTYNTDTFESMLNPEGRYTFGASCVTACPYNYLSTDVGSCTLVCPLHNQEVTAEDGTQRCEKCSKPCARVCYGLGVEHLREARAVTSANIQEFAGCKKIFGSLAFLPESFDGDPASNTAPLQPEQLRVFETLEEITVLRENTSPKANKEILDEAYVMAGVGSPYVSRLLGICLTSTVQLVTQLMPYGCLLDHVREHRGRLGSQDLLNWCVQIAKGMSYLEDVRLVHRDLAARNVLVKSPNHVKITDFGLARLLDIDETEYHADGGKVPIKWMALESILRRRFTHQSDVWSYGVTVWELMTFGAKPYDGIPAREIPDLLEKGERLPQPPICTIDVYMIMVKCWMIDSECRPRFRELVAEFSRMARDPQRFVVIQNEDLGPASPLDSTFYRSLLEDDDMGDLVDAEEYLVPQQGFFCPDPAPGAGGTAHHRHRSSSTRSGGGELTLGLEPSEEEPPRSPLAPSEGAGSDVFDGDLGMGAAKGLQSLPPHDPSPLQRYSEDPTGPLPPETDGYVAPLTCSPQPEYVNQPDVRLQPPLPLESPVPPARPAGATLERPKTLSPGKNGVVKDVFAFGGAVENPEYLAPRGGAAPQPHPPPAFSPAFDNLYYWDQDPSERGSPPSTFEGTPTAENPEYLGLDVPV, encoded by the exons ATGGAGCTGGCGGCCTGGTGCCGCTGGGGGCTCGTCCTCGCCCTCTTGCCCCCCGCAGCCGCGGGCACCCAAG TGTGCACCGGCACAGACATGAAGCTGCGGCTCCCAGCCAGTCCTGAGACCCACCTGGACATGCTCCGCCACCTCTACCAGGGCTGTCAGGTGGTGCAGGGTAACCTGGAACTCACCTACCTGCCCGCCAATGCCAGCCTCTCCTTTCTGCAG GACATCCAGGAGGTGCAGGGCTACGTGCTTATCGCTCACAACCGGGTGAGGCAGGTCCCACTGCAGAGGCTGCGGATTGTGCGAGGCACCCAGCTCTTTGAGGACAGCTATGCCCTGGCCGTGCTAGACAATGGAGACAATGCCACCCCTGCCACAGGGGCCTCCCCGGAGGGGCTGCGGGAGCTGCAGCTTCGAAGCCTCACAG AGATCCTGAAAGGAGGGGTCTTGATCCGGCGGAACCCCCAGCTCTGCCATCAGGACACGATTTTGTGGAATGACATCTTCCACAAGAACAACCAGCTGGCTCTCACGCTGATAGACACCAACCGCTCTCGGGCCT GCCACCCCTGTTCTCCAGCTTGTAAAGCCTCCCACTGCTGGGGACAGAGTTCCGAGGACTGTCAGAGCT TGACACGCACCATTTGTGCCGGTGGCTGCGCCCGCTGCAAGGGCCCGCTGCCCACGGACTGCTGCCACGAGCAGTGTGCTGCCGGCTGCACGGGCCCCAAGCACTCTGACTGCCTG GCCTGCCTCCACTTCAACCATAGCGGCATCTGTGAGCTGCACTGCCCAGCCCTGGTCACCTACAACACAGACACCTTTGAGTCCATGCTCAACCCCGAGGGCCGTTATACGTTCGGTGCCAGCTGTGTGACCGCCTGTCCCT ACAACTACCTGTCTACGGATGTGGGATCCTGCACCCTGGTCTGCCCCCTGCACAACCAAGAGGTGACAGCTGAGGACGGAACACAGCGGTGTGAGAAGTGCAGCAAGCCCTGTGCCCGAG TGTGCTATGGCCTGGGCGTGGAGCACCTTCGAGAGGCGAGGGCTGTCACCAGTGCCAACATCCAGGAGTTTGCTGGCTGCAAGAAGATCTTTGGAAGCCTGGCATTTCTGCCGGAGAGCTTTGATGG GGACCCAGCCTCCAACACCGCCCCCCTACAGCCAGAGCAGCTCCGAGTGTTTGAAACCCTGGAGGAGATCACAG TGTTGAGGGAAAACACATCCCCCAAAGCCAACAAAGAAATCTTGGAC GAAGCATACGTGATGGCTGGTGTGGGCTCCCCGTATGTCTCCCGCCTCCTGGGCATCTGCCTGACATCCACGGTGCAGCTGGTGACACAGCTCATGCCCTATGGCTGTCTCTTAGACCACGTCCGGGAACACCGCGGGCGCCTGGGCTCCCAGGACCTGCTCAACTGGTGTGTGCAGATTGCCAAG GGGATGAGCTACCTGGAGGATGTGCGGCTTGTGCACAGGGACCTGGCTGCCCGGAACGTGCTGGTCAAGAGTCCCAACCATGTCAAGATTACCGACTTCGGGCTGGCTCGCCTGCTGGACATTGACGAGACAGAGTACCATGCCGACGGGGGCAAG GTGCCCATCAAGTGGATGGCGTTGGAGTCCATTCTCCGCCGGCGGTTCACCCACCAGAGTGACGTGTGGAGTTATG GTGTGACTGTGTGGGAGCTGATGACTTTTGGGGCCAAACCTTACGATGGGATCCCAGCCAGGGAGATCCCTGACCTGCTGGAGAAGGGAGAGCGGCTGCCCCAGCCCCCGATCTGCACCATCGATGTCTATATGATCATGGTCAAAT gttGGATGATTGACTCTGAATGTCGGCCGAGGTTCCGGGAGTTGGTGGCCGAATTCTCCCGCATGGCCAGGGACCCCCAGCGCTTTGTGGTCATCCAG aatGAGGACTTGGGCCCGGCTAGCCCCTTGGACAGCACCTTCTACCGCTCGCTGCTAGAGGATGATGACATGGGGGACCTGGTggatgctgaggagtatctggtACCCCAGCAGGGCTTCTTCTGCCCAGACCCTGCCCCAGGCGCTGGGGGCACAGCCCACCACAGGCACCGCAGCTCATCCACCCGG AGTGGCGGTGGTGAGCTGACGCTGGGGCTGGAGCCCTCCGAAGAGGAGCCCCCCAGGTCTCCACTGGCACCCTCCGAAGGGGCTGGCTCCGATGTGTTTGATGGTGACCTGGGAATGGGGGCAGCCAAGGGGCTGCAAAGCCTCCCTCCACATGACCCCAGCCCTCTACAGCGGTACAGTGAGGACCCCACAGGACCCCTGCCCCCTGAGACTGATGGCTACGTTGCCCCCCTGacctgcagcccccagcctg AATATGTGAACCAGCCAGATGTTCGGCTGCAGCCCCCCCTACCCCTAGAAAGCCCTGTGCCTCCTGCCCGACCTGCTGGTGCCACTCTGGAAAGGCCCAAGACTCTCTCCCCAGGGAAAAATGGGGTTGTCAAAGACGTTTTTGCCTTTGGGGGTGCCGTGGAGAACCCCGAGTACTTGGCACCCCGGGGAGGGGCTGCTCCTCagccccaccctcctcctgccttcaGCCCAGCCTTTGACAACCTCTATTACTGGGACCAGGACCCATCAGAGCGGGGGTCTCCACCCAGCACCTTTGAAGGGACTCCTACAGCAGAGAACCCTGAGTACCTGGGCCTGGACGTGCCAGTATGA
- the ERBB2 gene encoding receptor tyrosine-protein kinase erbB-2 isoform X10, producing the protein MELAAWCRWGLVLALLPPAAAGTQVCTGTDMKLRLPASPETHLDMLRHLYQGCQVVQGNLELTYLPANASLSFLQDIQEVQGYVLIAHNRVRQVPLQRLRIVRGTQLFEDSYALAVLDNGDNATPATGASPEGLRELQLRSLTEILKGGVLIRRNPQLCHQDTILWNDIFHKNNQLALTLIDTNRSRACHPCSPACKASHCWGQSSEDCQSLTRTICAGGCARCKGPLPTDCCHEQCAAGCTGPKHSDCLACLHFNHSGICELHCPALVTYNTDTFESMLNPEGRYTFGASCVTACPYNYLSTDVGSCTLVCPLHNQEVTAEDGTQRCEKCSKPCARVCYGLGVEHLREARAVTSANIQEFAGCKKIFGSLAFLPESFDGDPASNTAPLQPEQLRVFETLEEITGYLYISAWPDSLPDLSVFQNLQVIRGRVLHDGAYSLTLQGLGISWLGLRSLRELGSGLALIHRNARLCFVHTVPWDQLFRNPHQALLHTANRPENECVGKDLACHPLCAHGHCWGPGPTQCVNCSQFLRGQECVEECRVLQGLPREYVNGRHCLPCHPECQPQNGSVTCFGSEADQCVACAHYKDPPFCVARCPSGVKPDLSYMPIWKFPDEEGTCQPCPINCTHSCVDLDDKGCPAEQRASPLTYIIPAVVGILLAVVLGLVCGILIKRRQQKIRKYTMRRLLQETELVEPLTPSGAMPNQAQMRILKETELRKVKVLGSGAFGTVYKGIWIPDGENVKIPVAIKVLRENTSPKANKEILDEAYVMAGVGSPYVSRLLGICLTSTVQLVTQLMPYGCLLDHVREHRGRLGSQDLLNWCVQIAKGMSYLEDVRLVHRDLAARNVLVKSPNHVKITDFGLARLLDIDETEYHADGGKVPIKWMALESILRRRFTHQSDVWSYGVTVWELMTFGAKPYDGIPAREIPDLLEKGERLPQPPICTIDVYMIMVKCWMIDSECRPRFRELVAEFSRMARDPQRFVVIQNEDLGPASPLDSTFYRSLLEDDDMGDLVDAEEYLSGGGELTLGLEPSEEEPPRSPLAPSEGAGSDVFDGDLGMGAAKGLQSLPPHDPSPLQRYSEDPTGPLPPETDGYVAPLTCSPQPEYVNQPDVRLQPPLPLESPVPPARPAGATLERPKTLSPGKNGVVKDVFAFGGAVENPEYLAPRGGAAPQPHPPPAFSPAFDNLYYWDQDPSERGSPPSTFEGTPTAENPEYLGLDVPV; encoded by the exons ATGGAGCTGGCGGCCTGGTGCCGCTGGGGGCTCGTCCTCGCCCTCTTGCCCCCCGCAGCCGCGGGCACCCAAG TGTGCACCGGCACAGACATGAAGCTGCGGCTCCCAGCCAGTCCTGAGACCCACCTGGACATGCTCCGCCACCTCTACCAGGGCTGTCAGGTGGTGCAGGGTAACCTGGAACTCACCTACCTGCCCGCCAATGCCAGCCTCTCCTTTCTGCAG GACATCCAGGAGGTGCAGGGCTACGTGCTTATCGCTCACAACCGGGTGAGGCAGGTCCCACTGCAGAGGCTGCGGATTGTGCGAGGCACCCAGCTCTTTGAGGACAGCTATGCCCTGGCCGTGCTAGACAATGGAGACAATGCCACCCCTGCCACAGGGGCCTCCCCGGAGGGGCTGCGGGAGCTGCAGCTTCGAAGCCTCACAG AGATCCTGAAAGGAGGGGTCTTGATCCGGCGGAACCCCCAGCTCTGCCATCAGGACACGATTTTGTGGAATGACATCTTCCACAAGAACAACCAGCTGGCTCTCACGCTGATAGACACCAACCGCTCTCGGGCCT GCCACCCCTGTTCTCCAGCTTGTAAAGCCTCCCACTGCTGGGGACAGAGTTCCGAGGACTGTCAGAGCT TGACACGCACCATTTGTGCCGGTGGCTGCGCCCGCTGCAAGGGCCCGCTGCCCACGGACTGCTGCCACGAGCAGTGTGCTGCCGGCTGCACGGGCCCCAAGCACTCTGACTGCCTG GCCTGCCTCCACTTCAACCATAGCGGCATCTGTGAGCTGCACTGCCCAGCCCTGGTCACCTACAACACAGACACCTTTGAGTCCATGCTCAACCCCGAGGGCCGTTATACGTTCGGTGCCAGCTGTGTGACCGCCTGTCCCT ACAACTACCTGTCTACGGATGTGGGATCCTGCACCCTGGTCTGCCCCCTGCACAACCAAGAGGTGACAGCTGAGGACGGAACACAGCGGTGTGAGAAGTGCAGCAAGCCCTGTGCCCGAG TGTGCTATGGCCTGGGCGTGGAGCACCTTCGAGAGGCGAGGGCTGTCACCAGTGCCAACATCCAGGAGTTTGCTGGCTGCAAGAAGATCTTTGGAAGCCTGGCATTTCTGCCGGAGAGCTTTGATGG GGACCCAGCCTCCAACACCGCCCCCCTACAGCCAGAGCAGCTCCGAGTGTTTGAAACCCTGGAGGAGATCACAG GTTACCTGTACATCTCAGCATGGCCAGACAGCCTGCCTGACCTCAGTGTCTTCCAGAACCTTCAAGTAATCCGGGGACGAGTTCTGCACGA TGGCGCCTACTCGCTGACCCTGCAAGGGCTGGGCATCAGCTGGCTGGGGCTGCGCTCGCTGCGGGAACTGGGCAGTGGCCTGGCCCTCATCCACCGCAACGCCCGCCTCTGCTTCGTACACACGGTGCCCTGGGACCAGCTCTTCCGGAACCCGCACCAGGCCCTGCTCCACACCGCCAACCGGCCAGAGAACGAGTGTG TGGGCAAGGACCTGGCCTGCCACCCGCTGTGTGCCCACGGGCACTGCTGGGGTCCGGGGCCCACCCAGTGCGTCAACTGCAGCCAGTTCCTTCGGGGCCAGGAGTGCGTGGAGGAATGCCGAGTACTGCAGGG GCTCCCCAGGGAGTATGTGAATGGCAGGCACTGTCTGCCATGCCACCCTGAGTGTCAGCCCCAGAATGGCTCAGTGACCTGCTTTGGATCG GAGGCTGACCAGTGCGTGGCCTGTGCCCACTACAAGGACCCTCCCTTCTGCGTGGCTCGCTGCCCCAGCGGTGTGAAACCTGACCTCTCCTACATGCCCATCTGGAAGTTTCCAGATGAGGAGGGCACGTGCCAGCCGTGCCCCATCAACTGCACCCACTC CTGCGTGGACCTGGATGACAAGGGCTGCCCCGCTGAGCAACGAGCCAG CCCTCTGACGTACATCATCCCCGCCGTGGTGGGGATTCTGCTGGCCGTGGTCTTGGGGCTAGTCTGTGGGATCCTAATCAAGCGAAGACAGCAGAAAATCCGGAAGTACACGATGCGGAGGCTGCTGCAGGAAACAGAG CTGGTGGAGCCGCTGACGCCAAGTGGAGCGATGCCCAACCAGGCTCAGATGCGGATCCTGAAAGAGACGGAGCTAAGGAAGGTGAAGGTGCTTGGATCCGGAGCATTCGGCACAGTCTACAAG GGCATCTGGATTCCTGATGGGGAGAATGTGAAAATCCCAGTGGCCATCAAAGTGTTGAGGGAAAACACATCCCCCAAAGCCAACAAAGAAATCTTGGAC GAAGCATACGTGATGGCTGGTGTGGGCTCCCCGTATGTCTCCCGCCTCCTGGGCATCTGCCTGACATCCACGGTGCAGCTGGTGACACAGCTCATGCCCTATGGCTGTCTCTTAGACCACGTCCGGGAACACCGCGGGCGCCTGGGCTCCCAGGACCTGCTCAACTGGTGTGTGCAGATTGCCAAG GGGATGAGCTACCTGGAGGATGTGCGGCTTGTGCACAGGGACCTGGCTGCCCGGAACGTGCTGGTCAAGAGTCCCAACCATGTCAAGATTACCGACTTCGGGCTGGCTCGCCTGCTGGACATTGACGAGACAGAGTACCATGCCGACGGGGGCAAG GTGCCCATCAAGTGGATGGCGTTGGAGTCCATTCTCCGCCGGCGGTTCACCCACCAGAGTGACGTGTGGAGTTATG GTGTGACTGTGTGGGAGCTGATGACTTTTGGGGCCAAACCTTACGATGGGATCCCAGCCAGGGAGATCCCTGACCTGCTGGAGAAGGGAGAGCGGCTGCCCCAGCCCCCGATCTGCACCATCGATGTCTATATGATCATGGTCAAAT gttGGATGATTGACTCTGAATGTCGGCCGAGGTTCCGGGAGTTGGTGGCCGAATTCTCCCGCATGGCCAGGGACCCCCAGCGCTTTGTGGTCATCCAG aatGAGGACTTGGGCCCGGCTAGCCCCTTGGACAGCACCTTCTACCGCTCGCTGCTAGAGGATGATGACATGGGGGACCTGGTggatgctgaggagtatctg AGTGGCGGTGGTGAGCTGACGCTGGGGCTGGAGCCCTCCGAAGAGGAGCCCCCCAGGTCTCCACTGGCACCCTCCGAAGGGGCTGGCTCCGATGTGTTTGATGGTGACCTGGGAATGGGGGCAGCCAAGGGGCTGCAAAGCCTCCCTCCACATGACCCCAGCCCTCTACAGCGGTACAGTGAGGACCCCACAGGACCCCTGCCCCCTGAGACTGATGGCTACGTTGCCCCCCTGacctgcagcccccagcctg AATATGTGAACCAGCCAGATGTTCGGCTGCAGCCCCCCCTACCCCTAGAAAGCCCTGTGCCTCCTGCCCGACCTGCTGGTGCCACTCTGGAAAGGCCCAAGACTCTCTCCCCAGGGAAAAATGGGGTTGTCAAAGACGTTTTTGCCTTTGGGGGTGCCGTGGAGAACCCCGAGTACTTGGCACCCCGGGGAGGGGCTGCTCCTCagccccaccctcctcctgccttcaGCCCAGCCTTTGACAACCTCTATTACTGGGACCAGGACCCATCAGAGCGGGGGTCTCCACCCAGCACCTTTGAAGGGACTCCTACAGCAGAGAACCCTGAGTACCTGGGCCTGGACGTGCCAGTATGA